Part of the Danio rerio strain Tuebingen ecotype United States chromosome 12, GRCz12tu, whole genome shotgun sequence genome, caggacaccggccctccaggattgagtttgcccactcctgccctgatataacagaacattttaggggtgttaaaatcttgacttttccaaaccacaataaacctttaaaacttgttattgtcccatgcctacatCCAAATAAGGCACATCATATGAGAAGGGTATACTCATAGGTCAGAGCCAGCTCCAAGTATGTGGGATTGAGCTTTAAGTGGGCTGTGCAAAcctggagtttttatttatttaaaggtgcagtaggtgatctgccaaaaagctaaccgcttagcatattatttttggacggcggggagggactgtgattcaaagccacaccccctgaaatcgcaaGCGCGTGCACCGGGTCACAACAggcgacagacaacccactagttcatgtcattcgccagttagttagtgccagcgctgagcaggaattacatttattacttagccacacttaacgttacatgctatttcagagctaatattcagagtagcatggtaaacagtataggaaggctatcgttgttcaaaaatgacccaatgtgaatataaaagcagcttcagctcaataaagcaggttaagctatttactggtgttttgttgttaaactaaatataaatctacattatagatgctgtcaaagaaccttataaaactgaaaataatcacatcaatctttcaccgggagatttagtggctgaacaacacgtctgtgcatataagtcattcataacaaaacacaatctaacataaaatagttttaaaacagaattacctgtctaacagtaatacttcagccatggtgtcgtccttcctccagtgtgctaaagtaactccagtattgattcagttttttaaaaatttcaattcagcatttgatttctcccggtccgtctcgtgaccgtGCGGCCGCTTTAAGAGCGaattatacccgcgcctggctttacagtaatcggtcCGAGCTCGGCTGTCCTCCGGCTCCTCCGGCTCCGACTGGGCATCTGCGAGCGGAGTTTTAtcctttacccagaatataaaaatacatataaacacattttgatcatttactgtaatcattactattggactgtaaaGAGagtttcaaccagcacaacaaaaaatgtttctgaatacaatcacctactgcacctttaatgtctaTTACATGACACTGAGttcaatattgtgctttatgaatgtctcttcacctaccccaaccctaaacccaacctcacagcaacctgatgtgttttattaatactGTATCTGcaccacctaaacccaacctacttgtggtttaagtccctcttacgcctggtttatacttctgcgtcaagtgatcggcgtaacccacggcgcatgcaacgcgcttagctgtgcatttatacttctgcacgcggtctctgttggtctgcattaacacttccaaaacgctagttggcagtgaagtgtttatgttcctctgtgtcgagctccttcgctgctgttttgttttttctgaacgcttcctgaatgtacaagtgcctcaaactcgctcattttgagccAGGAACCGGcgaacatgcaacaactttaactatgaggtcaacacaaaacaaaactttccatccggagctcctatatgggactccacacttgtaaacaatcgctccattgggctcacgcggctctcggtcccgcccagactcgtcagtgctaccaagctgaccaatcacagagcttgcgctacgcgccgttgcgacgtgtagttacattttttgagaggtgcacatcagcgacggctatgcgtcaacgcgtaggctgcgccgtagcatacacttgcgcttgacgcagaagtataaatcaacctttacTTGCAaggtcacccaacctacttgcggtgtaatccctcccacttggagggaTTCTCCGGGCTGCAGCGATACCAACTTGTATCATATTGCAATTTACACACTACACAAAACTACACTAAACCTGTTACGTTACatattaaagtatattatattttaaaatctataataatatatgttttcACACCATAAAAGCATATCATTTGGGCCTTgatttgtatatatgtatgtataccgTATATATAGATAGAGTGAGggagaaaagaaaaatacatttgtaatgtATACATTTATACTAGGGACAATTCCAGAAATAATAGCTAATGTTTCTGCATCAAGTCCCTCATTGGATGTAATTATCTAATGATGTTTTGTAATCTTAGCCCTTTAATGATCCTCCCTCTGATGAATATATTTCTAGGACATTGACCTCATAGACATTCTTTGGAGACAGGATATTGACCTTGTTGCTGGCCGAGAAGTATTTAACTATAGCAGTCGGCAGAAGGACAGTGAGGCTGATAAACCTAATGAAGAGAACGAAGAGGCAGGTGGAAGAGAGGAAAGCTGGAGAAATGGACTTAATCTCCGAGCAGTGCATAGCCTAACTCATGTTGATAGAGAGACAGGAGAGAGCATACCTGAGGAGGTATGTGCTGTAATGTGATAGGCTTACAGGAAGGTGTGAGGAGCATAGCAAGGTTTTGGTTAAAATTGCTTTTAGATTGTTTTCCTAAAAGGCTGGTAAGCTGTAGACGTATATGAGTTCCTGTCAAGCCTGTAATTACATGGACTTTTCTTGTCTTATTTTCTAGCTTACCAGTCTCGGTGCTCAGACTTCATTATCCCTGCAGGAATGTCTGAGGCTTCTGGAGGCAACTTTTCCATTTGGAGAAGAGCCAGAGGTAGAGTTGATTAAATGTTGTTATGTGGCacattaaaacagtttttttattattatttgattgtcATTTTGCATTGTCTTTTTTTAGTTCCAGGCCACTGCTCCCACCTCACAGCTGAGAGCTACAACTGAAGAAACGCCTTCAACGTCACAAGGGATTCCTCTACAACCCACACTGTCGCAGACCGATACACCACTAGATCTGGAGCAGCAGTGGCAGGACATTATGTCCATAATGGAACTGCAGGTTTGTTCATTCTTTGCATTCTAGTGATGAATTTGAAGACTTTCTGAATTTATAGGTCAGGTTACAATGATTATAATGAGATTCTCAAGATATGAAGTTTAAGAATCAGTTTAAAAGCATACCTTTTTCACTTCATTGACTTATGGTATATCCTGTCAGTCAAACGTAATAGTACATTACACCGTAATTTTTTACGTTGGTCTTACTTCACATTATGGCTGggtgtatggaaatatatatcACTGCTTCAATATCTAAAATTTCTATTGTTAGTGATTTTGCTATATTATTTGGCCTATCACCTGAAGTGTACAGACAAAAAGCACCTTTCTCAGACAGCATGCAATCCTGATTTCAGTTCTTTTTTTGCAGCTTATTGCATTTGAATGTTCAATTACTCACAACATTTTCCCCTTtgacacatacagacctttccggaaaattaccggcaattttccgtaaaggttgtatgtgtgaacaggccttttttgaaaataccggtaaattcgttctggctattttccggaaagagaagttgtaacattatcggtaatttgccggaatgcggcgctgtgtgaatgcagagggaagattgccggaaagagcgcgtccacgtctagaacgtgctgacaagAGACGTCTagtttagccaatcagaacagtcagacgcattcacgtgcacacagtttatgagaataaaagcctttgaatatttttccaacatttagctgctagatgttagtcagataatgtttctatgttccttcttaatgctaactgtgtaaataattatcaataaaatgtttatgataatccgttgtttgtttaccatcaagctttgcgtgtgcccgtgagcgcccatagcgccagcacacacacacatatcatgaacatctcgacatgcgaaagtgtttctctatgttttcattggagttgtactcaatactgatccatccgaagagtttgtaatgtattaaaaagtttacaaacacaagcgcagccgtttagaggtcatttctggttaatggtgTCAGAATTTaacggcattttgcgatggatgtgtgaatgctcttttccggaaaaattccgtaacgtcctcgcctgtgtgaacagtgcttttttgaatataccggtaaagtcgttccagaaattttccggatatttaccggtatcactgtgtgaaaggggctattgacaaaACATCTATTGTGTGGCAGGTTCATGTACACAGACTTTAGTGAACATAAATAGTTAGGTGAAAACTGAATGCATCATTATACTGTATTTGTACCTTGTAGCTTGAAGTGACAGCAGCTCTCCTCTCTCACTGGTAAAGGTTTTTCAGATTATAATAAGCAGTGACTTTTTCATGATTTGTATGAAAGAGGTGTATTCAAGACATTGTTATCTGAAATGCAATTATGTATTTAATCTCGTATTGTATCTGCTTTTTATGTTGCCTCTTGTCCAGGTCGTCATTGTTAATGAGAACTGGTTCTcaattgacttacctggttaaatTAAGGTTAATATTTCTAGTCAAATTAATATGTAGGACAGCAATTAAGTATCACACCATGAAACATTGTCTAACTTTCATTATGTCTTTTTTAGGACATGGAGGTGAACAATACGGCAGTAAATGCCACCATAAATAATGACCCCAATAACAACAATGCCAGCACTACAGAATCAGCAACAGTAGGAAATTTTGGGCTCCCACGATCCACTCTCATTAACCAGGATGTTAGTCTCCAGCAGGCATTACTTCCCAGCTGTGGCCAGGACTTTCCCACACTCTTTAACCCAGAGTTGGGCGGACAGCAGCCTACCTTAGTCAGGCTCTCTTCCAGCAACTCCTCCAACATCAATTCAACATTTGGAGCAACTAACTTGACAGGAATCTTTTTCCCACCACCTCTAAACAGTACAACCAACGTAACCACTACTCCGGTGCTGCCAGATCCATTCTCTAGCCTGCTGGAAGAGTCGATGCTTGATGAAATTAGCTTGCTAGACCTTGCGATGGAAGAGGGTTTCAGCCAAGCCCAGGCTTCTCAGCTCGAGGATGAGCTTGATTCAGACTCAGGTCTTTCTTTGGATTCCAGCCATAGTCCAGCATCTCCCAGCAACTCGGAGACGTCCTGCTCATCAGCTGCATCATCTTCATCCACCTCTGCTACATTTTCTGAAGAAGGAGCCGTGGGCTACAGCACCGATTCTGAAGCAGCCACAGCAGAAACGGAGGAAGGAGCCGTCGGAGGATACCAGCCAGAGTATAGCAAACTATGCCGCATGAGCTACCAAGACCCTTCTCAATTTCATGGCGTACCACAGTTGGAAAGCGTCAATCACAATCACACCTACAATCTACCGCTGGCATCGTCCTTCTCAGAGCGTTCTCAGCTGTCCACATCCAGCAGCAAGAAAGGCAGAGACAAGCAAATGCAGCAGACGAAACTCCAGCCCCCACAAGACTGCATTGACAGGCAGTCGAGCCGCGATGAGCGTAGGGCAAGGGCCATGGACATCCCATTCTCTAATGAAATAATCATCAACCTCCCTGTTGAGGAGTTCAACGAGCTTCTAGCCAAGCACCATCTCAATGAGGACCAGCTTTCCCTCATACGGGACATCCGCCGCCGTGGAAAGAACAAGATGGCGGCACAGAACTGCCGTAAACGCAAGCTAGATACTATCCTGAACCTTGAGCAAGGAGTGCAAGACCTGCAACGTGAGAAGTCTCAACTACTGAAGGAGAAGATCGAGTACATGAAATGCATCAGACAGACAAAGCAGAAGGTTCAGAGTCTTTCCCAGGAATTGTTCGCACAACTGCGCAACGAAGAAGGCCGACCCTACTCGGCCAACGAGTACAGTCTACAGTTCGGGCCGGACGGCGTTGTCCTCATGCCTCGTAACATGAGCACAGAACAAAGCAACAAGCCTGACAAAAAGCAGAAGGACAAAAAGAAGTGAGGAGCTCGAACTGCTGCCCTTTTAGTTTTCGCAAAGGCACTTTCCATAAAAGTATTTTGAAAGGCGAAGGAAGCCTTTTTCTTTGAAGCGATTGTAGCGAGGAGAGGTAAATTGCATCATTGATTACTCTTCCTGCATTGGGTTTTCTTTGTTCCTTTTCGGTTCCAAAGTTTTCTCCTCAAAGCGGCATTAAAGCAGACGTGCTTTATGTATTAAAGACTTCTTACTGATTTACAGAAGGATGGCATACTTTCAGATGCTAACTGAAAGAACTGGAAAGATATGGGAAGTCAAGGAGGACGCCAACAAAACGTTCTTAATTGAAAGAACTGTTCGGTAATGCTCCCAAAATTTCTagttgatgacagtacatcattaagatgacgttgaaaatgaggatgcaaaaattgttacattttcagcattaacccatgctgtgtgtgtgtgagtacatACCCTGGGATTTCATTGGTGGGTGAGAACGAACCACTGGTAGAGAAGGAGTCTACTGAATGCTAGAAGTGAAGCCAAAAGAAACCACAGGCATGCCAATACTAACCAAAGGTTGTGTTGTGCAATTCTCTTGTCACCATACTCAATCATCTAGGTCATTCTGTGGATCTTAAGTCACAATTTCACTTGGAAAAAAAGAACTAAATCTGTTCGTTACTCTTACTGGACCGCAATTTCACCTCACCTGAAATTTCTCTGGAGGGTCAATACAATTTGCCAAGGAACTTGGGCGGTGCAAAAAAACGAGATTGAATTTAGCTTGAGCAAAAGCATTGGAAGTACAGACTGAGGATGGATACACACtgcattattaataaatcagcttcAGTACCCTTTCAGCACTGTAAATCAACACTGTAGTAAGCTTTTTTCCCTCTTCTGCTGGGGAAAAGGGTCTCTCAGGCCCTGCTCCCAGCTTTTAATGTTACTCTCCCATTGTGCATAAACTTTTTAATAAGCCATCAGACATGGACTCCTGAGTGGCACCAGTGCAGTTTGAATAATGTGTCTTGGTATATAGGATTAACCGGAACAAACTGAGTCATTTGCTTTTGAAGTTGGAGTTTAGCCTTTGTTGCGGGTCTAAACGTGCCGTTGCACCTTGCGCCGATGGCTTTTTTCCGTTTTAAATGAAGGAACATTGCAAAATGTTTTGGTTGCGGTTGCAGGTGCTGTAAAAAACAATTAGAAAAAATGCTCACcgtataaatatacaaatattaaaagaCACAGCTTATATtcagggtgtgttcacacttgtagtTTGGTTTGTTTAGCCGGGACCAAATTTGGTCCTGGTTGTAATCGCGTTCACACTGTCAATATTCAAAAGCCTGAAtctaaagaaaaaaactcaaaacctCATTCAGTGCTGTAAGCAGGAGCTCGTGAAGAGTTTATAAAACATGGATAGGCATTTGCAACGTCAACATCACCAGGAATTTCTGtcgtacacaaaaaaaaaaagatctgctgGATTTTTATCACCCGTGTTAAACAGGGCAACATCTATGAGAAAAGCAAGATATGCTTGAATATCCACGTTTTTTTGTCGTCACATCTTGTGATTTAATATCCTGTCTTTGGTTTATTGAGATTTTTAtccatgttgatttttttttatgttgatatTTCAGACAAACCATATGCCAGAGTTTGTATGGAGGTGGACTTATCTTTTAACTGGTCTCAGTCTATTTTTGTTCGGTTCGGACTGCAGTGTTCACTCTTACTCAAATTAACTATGCTAGCAGAGCAATTGCTCCAGAATTCAGAAACGAACCAAACAAgctaagtgtgaacacacccttaaaTAAAAATTCTCATTATCTTGGTCAACGTCTTAGCTTTGTTGTGACGTGAaccagattatttttattttactgaatACACTACTcttcgaaaaaagaaaaaaaaaaagtaccttcgTTGCTAATTGCGTGAAGCCACGAATGGTTTCCTGGCAAATTAAAGCAAGTTAGCTTGTGCCAATAACCAACTGGATCGTGCTTTACTGCAGCCTAAGGATATAGCTGACCTTATACACTGACATATCAATGAATgggtagaaaaaaaaactgtaacgcTGAAGTGAATGTCTGATTTACATAATGTTAATCTTCATCCTCCTCTGTCGGTCTCTGTCGTTTCCATTTACACTCTTCATATAGTACCACGTGACGCAGTCAGTGTCCAATTTGGTGCGACATGAATAAATATGCAAGaaaaggtcatttttatttaagAATTGTGTCTCCGAAATGGATAAAGAGACAATCTTTATGTTACTGGTTACAAATACTTAGCGTAGATGGGGTAGAGCTAAAGAAAAAGACGAGTGATTCATTCACTTAGATGAACGTTCGAATCCCTGTTATAATGTCATAACTACTTGCCATGAAgcactgttgttttttttgttcgtCTTGTTGggtttgtaaatatttttgtgttctgTACGTCTCTTGTCCTAACTGCTTGGTTTAGCCAGGCTACTTTGCACCTTCTTTGAATTTGCCTGTTCAGAGTATTCCTATATGATTTATGTTGAGAGATTTGCTGGCAATCTGGAATTGttcttttattaattataataaactttTCTTTCATTTCCTTGCTTTTCTGTTATTTAAAAGAAAGTCTGAGGATTTTGTGATTATAAATGAATGGCTAAATAAAaccaattcaaaataaaaatgtttgtatttcATAGTAATGTACTCTTAATAGTtaatgtgaacttttttttttcttttgattgctGGAGAAGAGAATGGAGAATGTTTATATTAGTTTCAGTGTGCAAGGTTAATTAGTAAacttaaagtccccatgaaatcaaaactaaccgtatgattttgttagctcacaatGCTAgtttatctgtgcatgtcattaagaaaaaaaatctttgtcctTTTAATCTTTAAGTggaatctgaaaatgcacttctaGATTACGCATATTTTAAGAAATTGGGCATGGCTCACATATTTAAAGTCCACACGAGCCAGAAGCTGCGAcagtttttgtttgtattgtgaaagttcctagagaaactgaaTAGATCTGAACTGAAAGATCAGGaaattattacaacctaacagactcctcctgctcaccattggtaacattttacaataaggttgtatcagttaatgttagttaaaattactaacatgaacaaactatgaaCCATACATTTACCACAGCATTTGTTCATGTTGATTCATTGTTTCATTGTTAGTTAATTAACTCACtgtgcattaaataatgttaacaaacatgaatttggatgttaaaatgcattagttaatgttgaattatgattaacaaatgctgttcaagtattgttcatgttagtaaatacattaacattaactaatgaaggcTTGTTGTAAATTGTGAAGGCAATTTtggttcttaatgacatgcatgCACAGATAAATAGAAACCTGGCAATGTGATCTAACAAAATCATAcgattagttttgatttcatggggactttaaggTGATATATGGAggttttttcctaacaaaattaaaatgaaaattcaaatgcttaaaagatcaaatgataaatcaaatgctcaaactataaatcaaatgctcaaaccgacattgcaaatgataaatcaaattctcaaactgactctgcaactgataaatcaaatgctcaaacggacttagcaaatggtgaatcaaatcttcaaaccgagtcctcaaatgataaatcaaatcctcaaactgacatcacaaatggtgaatcaaatgcagttatgtaacttttttttatcatCTTGCCGTATGGTTTTTCGTGGCCTCCTATGATAGATGGACCCATCTGATGAACACTTCAGAATGTGGACAGAAGCAGTAAGAGATTTCTCGCATTCTCTTTCACGAGTTTATACGGATATGACTTGGAATAGTGCACGCAAATCTGAACGCCTTGAAAAAGTCATAGCGCTACCGGTTGTTGTCAACAACAAACTCTTCCGCCTTAAAGCTCCGCCTATGCTGGTTGATTGacacctcatttgcatttgatttatcatttgcgatgtcagtttgaggatttgattcaccatttgcgatgtcagtttgagcatttgattcaccatttgcagagtcgtttaaggatttgattcaccatttgcagagttgtttgagcatttgattcaccatttgcaatgtcggtttaaggatttgatttatagtttgagcatttgattcaccatttgcgatgtcagtttgaggatttgatttatcatttgcgatgtcagtttgaggatttgatttatcatttgaggactcggtttgaagatttgattcaccatttgcaaagtccgtttgagcatttgatttatcatttgcagagtcagtttgaggatttgatttatcatttgcagagtcagtttgaggatttgatttatcatttgcaatgtcggtttgagcatttgatttatagtttgagcatttgatttatcatttgatcttttaagcatttgaatttcattttacttttgttATGAAAAAACTTCCATAGTGATAACTActgtggccgagagagcttaatgcgctgcattttctcacaattcaaACAAATTATGACAACcctctgcattttctcacaacgcaaacaatttacaaaaactcactgtattttctcacaatgcagacaaattataaaaacattttcttacaacgcaaacaaattatgaaaacacgcttcattttctcacaacgcaattTACGAAAACGCTGCAGATTCTCACAATGCAAATTACGAGAGCACGCTGCatattctcacaatgcaaacaaattacaaaaacactgcattttctctCAACGCAAACAAATTGcgaaaacgcgctgcattttctcacaacaaaaacaatttacgaaaactcTGCatattctcacaatgcaaacaagttacaaaaatgcgctgcattttctcacaatgcaaacaatttacaaaaacgtgctgcattttctcaacacaaacaaatttcaAATACACATTTCTCGCAAAGCAG contains:
- the nfe2l1b gene encoding endoplasmic reticulum membrane sensor NFE2L1b isoform X1; the encoded protein is MLYLKKYFTEGLIQFTILLSLIGVRVDLDTYLNNQLPPLREIILGPSSAYTQTQFHNLRNTLDGYGIHPKSVDLDHFFATRRLLNQVRSLDHLRVPSTELSAWLVHRDPETVVSATSQSGPSIALDNGGSLEDVNNSEASAMRGAGGTSETTYSLSGEDSLGAVAPEDSQEQGERESSDDLSKEDIDLIDILWRQDIDLVAGREVFNYSSRQKDSEADKPNEENEEAGGREESWRNGLNLRAVHSLTHVDRETGESIPEELTSLGAQTSLSLQECLRLLEATFPFGEEPEFQATAPTSQLRATTEETPSTSQGIPLQPTLSQTDTPLDLEQQWQDIMSIMELQDMEVNNTAVNATINNDPNNNNASTTESATVGNFGLPRSTLINQDVSLQQALLPSCGQDFPTLFNPELGGQQPTLVRLSSSNSSNINSTFGATNLTGIFFPPPLNSTTNVTTTPVLPDPFSSLLEESMLDEISLLDLAMEEGFSQAQASQLEDELDSDSGLSLDSSHSPASPSNSETSCSSAASSSSTSATFSEEGAVGYSTDSEAATAETEEGAVGGYQPEYSKLCRMSYQDPSQFHGVPQLESVNHNHTYNLPLASSFSERSQLSTSSSKKGRDKQMQQTKLQPPQDCIDRQSSRDERRARAMDIPFSNEIIINLPVEEFNELLAKHHLNEDQLSLIRDIRRRGKNKMAAQNCRKRKLDTILNLEQGVQDLQREKSQLLKEKIEYMKCIRQTKQKVQSLSQELFAQLRNEEGRPYSANEYSLQFGPDGVVLMPRNMSTEQSNKPDKKQKDKKK
- the nfe2l1b gene encoding endoplasmic reticulum membrane sensor NFE2L1b (The RefSeq protein has 4 substitutions compared to this genomic sequence): MLYLKKYFTEGLIQFTILLSLIGVRVDLDTYLNNQLPPLREIILGPSSAYTQTQFHNLRNTLDGYGIHPKSVDLDHFFATRRLLNQVRSLDHLRVPSTELSAWLVHRDPETVVSATSQSGPSIALDNGGSLEDVNNSEASAMRGAGGTSETTYSLSGEDSLGAVAPEDSQEQGERESSDDLSKEDIDLIDILWRQDIDLGAGREVFNYSSRQKDSEADKPNEENEEAGGREESWRNGLDLRAVHSLTHVDGETGESIPEELTSLGAQTSLSLQECLRLLEATFPFGEEPEFQATAPTSQLRATTEETPSTSQGIPLQPTLSQTDTPLDLEQQWQDIMSIMELQDMEVNNTAVNATINNDPNNNNASTTESATVGNFGLPRSTLINQDVSLQQALLPSCGQDFPTLFNPELGGQQPTLVRLSSSNSSNINSTFGATNLTGIFFPPPLNSTTNVTTTPVLPDPFSSLLEESMLDEISLLDLAMEEGFSQAQASQLEDELDSDSGLSLDSSHSPASPSNSETSCSSAASSSSTSATFSEEGAVGYSTDSEAATAETEEGAVGGYQPEYSKLCRMSYQDPSQFHGVPQLESVNHNHTYNLPLASSFSERSQLSTSSSKKGRDKQMQQTKLQPPQDCIDRQSSRDERRARAMDIPFSNEKIINLPVEEFNELLAKHHLNEDQLSLIRDIRRRGKNKMAAQNCRKRKLDTILNLEQGVQDLQREKSQLLKEKIEYMKCIRQTKQKVQSLSQELFAQLRNEEGRPYSANEYSLQFGPDGVVLMPRNMSTEQSNKPDKKQKDKKK
- the nfe2l1b gene encoding endoplasmic reticulum membrane sensor NFE2L1b isoform X2; its protein translation is MLYLKKYFTEGLIQFTILLSLIGVRVDLDTYLNNQLPPLREIILGPSSAYTQTQFHNLRNTLDGYGIHPKSVDLDHFFATRRLLNQVRSLDHLRVPSTELSAWLVHRDPETVVSATSQSGPSIALDNGGSLEDVNNSEASAMRGAGGTSETTYSLSGEDSLGAVAPEDSQEQGERESSDDLSKEDIDLVAGREVFNYSSRQKDSEADKPNEENEEAGGREESWRNGLNLRAVHSLTHVDRETGESIPEELTSLGAQTSLSLQECLRLLEATFPFGEEPEFQATAPTSQLRATTEETPSTSQGIPLQPTLSQTDTPLDLEQQWQDIMSIMELQDMEVNNTAVNATINNDPNNNNASTTESATVGNFGLPRSTLINQDVSLQQALLPSCGQDFPTLFNPELGGQQPTLVRLSSSNSSNINSTFGATNLTGIFFPPPLNSTTNVTTTPVLPDPFSSLLEESMLDEISLLDLAMEEGFSQAQASQLEDELDSDSGLSLDSSHSPASPSNSETSCSSAASSSSTSATFSEEGAVGYSTDSEAATAETEEGAVGGYQPEYSKLCRMSYQDPSQFHGVPQLESVNHNHTYNLPLASSFSERSQLSTSSSKKGRDKQMQQTKLQPPQDCIDRQSSRDERRARAMDIPFSNEIIINLPVEEFNELLAKHHLNEDQLSLIRDIRRRGKNKMAAQNCRKRKLDTILNLEQGVQDLQREKSQLLKEKIEYMKCIRQTKQKVQSLSQELFAQLRNEEGRPYSANEYSLQFGPDGVVLMPRNMSTEQSNKPDKKQKDKKK
- the nfe2l1b gene encoding endoplasmic reticulum membrane sensor NFE2L1b isoform X3, giving the protein MLYLKKYFTEGLIQFTILLSLIGVRVDLDTYLNNQLPPLREIILGPSSAYTQTQFHNLRNTLDGYGIHPKSVDLDHFFATRRLLNQVRSLDHLRVPSTELSAWLVHRDPETVVSATSQSGPSIALDNGGSLEDVNNSEASAMRGAGGTSETTYSLSGEDSLGAVAPEDSQEQGERESSDDLSKELTSLGAQTSLSLQECLRLLEATFPFGEEPEFQATAPTSQLRATTEETPSTSQGIPLQPTLSQTDTPLDLEQQWQDIMSIMELQDMEVNNTAVNATINNDPNNNNASTTESATVGNFGLPRSTLINQDVSLQQALLPSCGQDFPTLFNPELGGQQPTLVRLSSSNSSNINSTFGATNLTGIFFPPPLNSTTNVTTTPVLPDPFSSLLEESMLDEISLLDLAMEEGFSQAQASQLEDELDSDSGLSLDSSHSPASPSNSETSCSSAASSSSTSATFSEEGAVGYSTDSEAATAETEEGAVGGYQPEYSKLCRMSYQDPSQFHGVPQLESVNHNHTYNLPLASSFSERSQLSTSSSKKGRDKQMQQTKLQPPQDCIDRQSSRDERRARAMDIPFSNEIIINLPVEEFNELLAKHHLNEDQLSLIRDIRRRGKNKMAAQNCRKRKLDTILNLEQGVQDLQREKSQLLKEKIEYMKCIRQTKQKVQSLSQELFAQLRNEEGRPYSANEYSLQFGPDGVVLMPRNMSTEQSNKPDKKQKDKKK